CAAATGTCAAATGCGGAACAGGCCTTGCTTTGGGATATATATTAGGATCACAAGTCAAGACACCATCAACATCCTTCCAGACCTGTAGAAAACAAAACTAGAGCATATAATGGATGATACTTAATAGCTAGAAAATGAATTCCCGTAATTCGAGgcaattataattatttaatgttgATCGAGACTCGAGAGTGCAGGAAAGAATAGGTTAATCTGAAATAAGACCCTTCAAAGAAAACAAGATTTAACCTGAATTTCACGTAATCCCAAAGCTTTGCCAATAGTCGTAGCAGTCAAGTCACTTCCTCCTCGGCCTAAAGTTGTAACAGCACAAGTTTTCCAACCCTGAATCAAGGAAGCAAAAGCAAAAGCAAAGACCTTTCAGATACAATTTAATTTGTATAATACTGTCGCAATTGTACAAAGGTAGCCTAAGAGTTTACCTTCCCAAGAAAGCCAGTAACAATAGGAATTGCTGAATCCTTAATCCAATCACCATGTAACTTCTTGGCAACAGCAGGATAAGTTGCTTCCAAGATGTCTGCATTTGTAAAGTCATCTGTGGTTATGAAACCAATATCAAACGCATCGTACTGCAAAAACATTTAAGGCAAAACAATTAGTTAATTCCAATATACCACTTTAGGAATCATTTGAAAAAAAGAACATCAAATTTCAACGACACAAGTATATGCTACCTGATCATCCAAACTTAGCCTAACATCAGTTCATAGAAATCCCTCCAACGAGTTACATTTAGTCAAAATATGAATGACGAATCTCATTCAGGACTCCATCGATATTTAACACCGTTAATAAATGAATAAATTCCATTCTGATATTTTACTGCATATGAATTTGTTCGAGGCCAACAAACCTAATAGTTCTACCTAGTctcaaaatcttgataattgtattTTGGTGGTGCAGATTTACATTCAAATTTGGTACAAGATGCATCAAATATAAGAGAATATCCTATACAAAATAACTGTCATAAGAGTGAAAAGGCGAGAATAGTTAAAAAGGAAAAATGAGAACAACAACATGAACATCCTCGTGTGCAAGTCAAGTAAAAGAACAAGCCAAATAGAAGAACTAACATACAAGCAGATTGTGTCAGCTAAATATTTTTAGTTGGCAAACATTAGAGTATATTCATAATCATCCAATTTGAGACAGTTTAATTTTCATGCAATGAAAGGGGGGGGTGGAGGAATACCTGTCGTGCTTTTACaccaattttgtttagatatgcTGCAAAGATTCGTGTAGACATGCATTCTCCAAATGAAACCAGATAGTCTCTTGTACGAAGTGTTAGCTCTTTCATCATTGCAATACCTTTCAGAAGTTGTTCTAACTCATCCAACAAAACTGCAAAATGTTGTTTACATTATTTGACAAAAATTAGAATTCTGATTATGATTCACAATAACTATCCATGGGCTGCATCTCGAGTTTCTTTGGAGAAAAAAAATGCAGGATGACTAAATATGCACTAGCTTCTGAATGGTTAAGCAATTTATAGATTGTCTAACAACGGAATCAATCACCACTCTATATGCTAGAATTGTTTAAGCAAGTGGCCACTAGCCATTCGCCTAGATACTCTTACTATTGACATTCCACCAAGATAAGATAAGATGAAGTTCCAGAGAAAACCAATCTAAATAGTAACGATGTGTTGAACACATATCATAGTCACATTTAATTAACAACTCTGCAcatatagttttgaaattttctgcTTATTAGTCTGAGGTTTGTTGTTCTTTAGTCATTAGACAAATGTTATGCATTGTTCATGCTAATTCCCTTTCATCAATAATATATTATGGTAAAGAGGGCTACCTAGGCTTCCTTGAGGAGGAAAACTAATTTTTCCCTCAACAACATACATAGCCTTATATAGTCTATCTAGCAACTAGCCCACATTCACCAGCTTCAATTTTGTATATCATAAGTAAGATGGAACTTTCATAGCAGGCAACCTTTTGaaaccatctctacatgtttTCATATGAAGAATCATGCAACCTAGCTACTATTCGtcaaattcaaaaactaaaaGTCAAAATTAGTTCAATCTAGAGATTGCTTTATAATAACAGAAATCTTATATACACCCAATCTTACTAATTATTATTGTCCAAAGAGTAATATCCACTTTCCATGTGAAAACCAAATCGCCCATCTCATAAACCTAGCTCTTGTTTCCCAAATAAATGCAACCTTAAATGATGTTATGGCTTATAGAAAACAAATTTAAAGGTAGTATAGACATTTTATGAAACAGAAAATACCAATCGTCACCAACCTAATATTTTGTGCattaatacataaatatataaacaaatactgaacaaaaaaaatcaaataacatGGTGGAAGAAAACAAGTTCACCAGATATGATAGACTTGTCAAGCCCGAGTTCAAGAACTGTCCTGAGAATATCAATAAAAGAAAAACAGATATATTATACTCCGAATACAATATAAGCGGGATAAACCAGGACATAACAAAGTTACATACTTGAGGTGAAGCTCTTTTATCAATCCTAACTCAGAAATTTCTGATACATTAGAAACACCACAGCAAACTGCTTGCTCACCAGCCTAAGTTAATTAAGCATTGAACATTCCAGATATCAGCAAAAAAAGTGTCCTGTTCTTTTTCCAATTATAGAAAAGTCTGAGCACATAGATGAAAAGGAAGCTTCAAAGAGCACGAACCAGCAAAAGTTTATTAGTCGTCTTTCCCATGGCAGAGAGAACGATCACCGGCCTTTCCTCAGAAAAGCTTATAATGAGGTCAGCTACCTCTTTTATCCTCTCCGCCGAAGCGACTGATGACCCGCCAAATTTCATCACAACACTCAGTGGCGTTGCTTCACCGTCCAAACTCTGCTTCCATGCCTCACCCTCCTTGGAGGAAGACGTTACTCCTTTCTGACAGCTGACCGTCAAAATTCTTCTATCATAACTACACTTCCTCTTTACACAGACCCATCTCATAGAAGGTTCAGTTCCGAGCTTAATATAACAAAATCTCGATGATACTCCAATAGAGGTCGTCGAATTCCTCTTATTTCCGGTAATAGGAGATTGAAGGGCAAATTGGATAGACGCTGCCATGATTCCAGACAAAGGGAGCACTCTCTATAATTTCTGCAACACAAACAGGTCAATCCCCAACTGATTTCGACGCAAAGAAGAGGAAAAGGACGAACTTGAAGAAAGTTTCGAACCGGAGCAGAAAGATCAACACGAAAACCAACAAAGGTTTAGAATAATGCGCAACCAGAATCAGATATTGGCCGACTGCACGATTAGAAGCAAGAAGGCAAAGAATGAGACCGTACCACGATTGGTATTTGGAAAAGGTAGGGATTAGGGTTGCCGCTGCTTCACCTCTCAAGGGCGGCGGAGTTCCTCGAGCAAGACAGACACACCACACGAACACGAGGAAGAAATGCGTGATAGGATGGGTGggacagttttttttttaaaaaattattactttgaaaatattattattgaCATTTCAATTAGCCACGATCATTTCAACTATTTACCCTGTTTAGCTCCTAAGTTTCTGTCAtgcatattttaaatttttttaaaaaaaataatactcgattttcataatttaaattttaaattttgaatttaataagtaaaaaataaatttaaattcagaAACTTCGACTCGAGTCTGGTTctcattaaaataaaaattcaatcACAGAATCAAAGTcggaaaaattaattttacttccCGTGATATTTAGCATTCACCACAATTCTAATCTATATAATCATCCTAATtagtaatttaataaaataaatttatgctTTAGAATTCTACTGTAAACGTAAAAGAATAAAGAAATCAAAGCATCATTCGATCCCGGGGCTATAGTGTCATTGTAAGACATTCAGATTATCATCCAATTATCCACGATTCGATCTCCAGCTATAACATATTTGTacgaattttttctccaaataggaCGTGCTACCAAAGGATACTGGACTATTCACCACGTACACTTTCTAATATACCTTGGTGGTCGATGGGACTGTTCGATCCCCAACTTTATCTCCTTCGTACGTTAGTAATCTCGATTAGCTCCGGTGAGCTCGGCTCGGCAACAATACAAAGAGAGCATGACAAAATAAGgtaaaacaaaattatttttttgtgtcaataaaattctagaaaatataataagagaaagaaaatacTAGGATTGATCTTGTTGCTGGAAGAAAATAACAGCTGATACTACGTTTTTTTGTTTGATGGAgaagagagaggaagagaaaaaagagCTCTTGTACTTGCGAAGATGAGagaaaaaaattacaaatttacTGCAGTTGGAGAagagaaatagaagaagaaaataaggaggaggaggaagaaacaaaaaaaataaaataggggATGAGTCAAGGCATGACAGTGGCGTACGTCATGATGAGGGATATTGCATGTGTAGAGAGAAAAACAAAGAAACGAgaagattttttcaaaaatatttaattcattttaaatttactgaactcatttaaattttaaacttagttCGGTCATAATTTGTCCAACATAATCCTAATCTTCAAGCTTTCCCATTGGACTTAGTTCTAACccgatctaattttaatttatcactcTTACTTCGTATTTTACGATTTAATTCAtccgtttattattattattattatatattttttaaaaattcaatactTAACATTTCAAATCATGATATTTTCTCGTGGTACCAATTGATAACTTGAGTAGAGGGTTTTTTAAATATGtggtcaattttaatttttcgacTACGAGTTGGTGAATCGGCCAGTCAAAGTGACGATTAGGATTTAACTACCCCATATTAAGAGAAATTCATCAGTTGAGATTTATTCCTTAGATGTCTGGAAAATTTAAAAGATATATTGCCACTACGACACCATGGGCATGGATCCTTTGATCCTGGATCTCTAAATTAATCTTGGACTCATGCTCATTCATGGTTAAATAGATGAGATCCAGCTCACCCCATCCATAAACTTGTAGGACCTTTTTTGATCCAAAAGATCTGAACTAGAGAATCTGACCTCCTACGCTATTACCCTAGGTATTACTATCCATTGTTAAAATATACTTAAATGGTTAATACATTTTAGGGAGAAAATTATACTTTTAGACTCGTAATTTGTACTTTTATTCAATTTTGATCCCGTTATTTATAAATTCACATGCTTATTTTTAGTACTTAACTTAGGTTGTTTTCCAATttcaatcatttttttaaaatttgaattgatgACTAATAATTACTTAGATGGTGACGAACTGACATGAAAAAtgaatttggatatttttatttttagtgaaCAAATAATTACATGATAAACTTTTTAACTCTagacattaaaataaataaagaacataaaatttaaatcacgtcacctaaaaaaaataaaatcgataaaacAACAGgatcaaaattggaaaaaaaaatcaggGATTAAAAATGATTTGAGACGAATTTTTTTTTTCGTAAATTTTGTCGCAAAAAATTTACGacgaaaatttttagaaaatttgtccctaaaatcctcattttttttattttttatttagtgtttggacatttttatttttagtggaCAAATTAACTGcaaggtaaaatttttaaatccattgagacattaaaataaataaaaaaaatatataaagtcaGGGATTAAAAATGTAATTTTCTCCCTTTTATGCTCCTGCAATACCCCTCGACGTTAACAATCACAGTGCctgaaatataataaattttcatTGCTTGAATTGATCCTTTTACATCAGTTCAATGACTCAAccattttgattttgtttttgcAAGAGGCATCTGCAGTGCATCATAGTGCCCATACCCATGATACAGCACTCGAATCGGATTCTCTTTGCTATATTCCTGACCATACTCAGCTATGATTTTTAGGCCATCAGGGCTGTTGCTCGACATGTAAACCGTGATCGGCATCCTGCAAAAACTCGTCTTTATGATCATCTACAGAAGTTGTAAATTCAGCAAGCAATTCATATGATATGATGGTCAATTGGATTGTTACTGACTGAAGAACATGAGAACACATGAGCAGCTCTGGTTCACCTCCCCAAATGTGAGGCTTCCTGATCTGCCTCACATATGTGTCAAAGTCTCCCTCAAGAAACCTGCACTCGCAAAGAAAAAACAAGATTGATGAGCTACAAAATTTAAGATTTTGAGGAGATTTAATTTCTACTAACCATTCCGTGTCTGTCCTCCTCTTGATGAATTCATCAGCCACCTGGTAAAATGAACAGGTTTAATTTCATgaagaaaaaaggaaaataaaaataaaaaattggaaGTTTTATTACTTTTGATCTCAGCTCATCTGCAAGTTCTTTCTGGAGGTTTTCGCTTGGAGATGGCTTCCCTTCTCTGAGGCAGGCACCATGGGCTATTGATCTGAACAAGCACCTTCCATCACCAGGTATTCCTGCAACGATAATTAATGCAGCATTATATATAAATGCTTGTTAATTTTCTGGAAGCTAGCTAATCACTTCGACAGATTAACATAAATTtctctgtctctctctctctctgatgATCTAAATAAGATATCTTGAAACAAACCCAAGCCACTTCCCATTCTCACCGTTATGAAAAGCAGATCAAAAGGCACTGAAACAGAAATAACACAAAAGCAGCTAAAGTTGCACCGAACTTTAATTTGGGCAGAAGAAAAGAATAGGAGTGCATGCTTGGCTTGCAAGCAGAGGACTAATAAGCTAGAGCTTTCTCGTCGATTGGAAAGAATGACATACGAATGGATCGCAGATGGCTACGGGAGGTGCGCTCCGATCCCGACATGGATTGAGGAGCACGGAAGGCAGGCGTGCATTCATGCAGCAGGCAATGCTCTGAAGGAGAGCTGAGAGAGAGTCAAGTCGAGTTAGCTGACGATCAGGGGAGGGGGAAAGGGGAGGGAATCCACGGAATGATTCGTGGCAGAGAGGAAAGGGTGGAGCAAAGGAGGGGAATCGAATTCCATGCATGGGATTCTTCATTCTTGGCTACTTTAATATCTCTTTTACtcattttttttggtttttttggCGGCTTTTTATTCTGGTATCGGAGAGCTTGAAAGCTCTCTGGCGATGGAGAAGTGGAGGAAGATTGATCGATGAGAGCAGCGATCGTCATGATGATATACATATATTCATGTTCTTTAGAGAAGGAGAGCAACTTGGCCAGCTGGAGATGCATGGCATGGATCGAGCTCCCTCTAATGGTGACATTAACGATGGACAAAATGTGAAACGTAATAACTTATCCAAGTTAGACGATCGAATCGAGTTAGATCGTTTGAGTCACCTTTTCTATATATCCATGtcaaattcaaaatatatataaagaatgAAATTAGATTAGAAGATATAAAGTTttattaaataaaagaaaataactttTATTTGCAGAAGCCGGTGGAGCAACAAGACAAGCAGAAACAATGAACGCATGGCGAACCAGTTTGCAACACTACGTGTTTGCTCTTGCATTCATGTGGAGGCATAGTTAATTGCACTTGTATGTATAAGTCAACAAATGCACCACAAATCgacaatttagtttttttttttaagtagaaTGCTCTGATATGtgaaaaatggtaaaaaaaaaaattaaaaaggattgtagaaaaagaaaagaagaaaattggattgggttcatcaTGATCAAGAAAATTTTCTTGCATCGTCATGAATATTTGAATGAGTCCATCACTTCCTGAGCATGGAGTTTTGAATTGCTCACATTGTGCATCGCACAAGCATTATTCTTCAACCATTGAATAACaacaaaaattaaacaaaatttgtcCTCAATATTACTGCTCGTCAACATTAATAACGTTTAAATATTAAGTATTGAATGAAATACAGCCTGCCTGCGCCTCAAATAAAGTACCTTCATGGTATGGCATGAGTAACAAAATCAAAACAATCAGCAAACCACCCAAATATTAAATATGAGCGTTCCTCCTTTATTTTCAATCACGATTTAAGTAGAAGACGTCTTCAGAAACATTTACTGAAGCTGAAGCTTCTTAATGGATTcaatttgttttgcaggattcaATCCCTTGGGACAAGCATGAGCACAGTTCATGATAGTGTGGCATCGATACAGCTTAAACTCGTCATTAACTGCATCCAGACGCTCCTTTGTGTACTGATCTCGACTGTCCTGTATCCACCTGCAAAAGTACAATATGTTGTTTTCAACTCCATACATGAGCATTACTGATGTAttcaaacaaaacaaaataatcatcaaagaagaatGAACAAAAATCAACATTAACCAGTTATTCAATGTTATAACTTCACAGGCCCTTCGTTCATGAATTAGCACAAAGCTGCATTCAGAATAGAGGCACCAAAAGACGATTTGCCGTATTCATCTTCAAGAAATAAGAAAAGTTCAAGGCATTATCGGATGCACTCAAGCATAGCCAACAGTATTGACCAACATTAACATTCTTCATAGTGGtcacaattttatttttttttgaaaaaaacaaGTTCTATCATCAAACGTTTGTGAATTTTAAACATTTCAAAATAGACAAATTCAAAAAAGTAAGATTGTGTTAGAagaaactcaactacaatctgaTTATCTGCAATTTTAGTACCCAATATAACCACAATCAAACCATCAATTAGTCCACTTTCTAGATTATCTATAATTTTAACGGAATGAAATGGTTATATGTTTAATACCTCCATGACAAACAATAGACATATAGTAGAAAGATATGCACTCATATCCCTTGATGTATATTGTCAACGTGATTATATCATTAATCTAAATACTCCAGGTTATTAAAATATATTACAGAGAATTGAATAAGTGGACTACCATATGGTTACAATTGATATAAAAATTTATGAAAACAAGTCTTACAATAAGAAGTTCAGGTTATATTTGTTAAAGAACATGAAAAAATCAAGCTATAATTAGCAATTTACCATATAAAGAAACACTAAAAGATTCATTACTTGCGGACAAAAGAAAAGGATCACCATCAGGAAACAAGATCATCCACCCAATAAGTTTCATTGTCTAGTTTCACGGACGCATAAGACTGAAAGCTCAGTCAttaacaaataagaaaaaataatcaaaaactaTTTAAGTAAAGATTTAGTAATCCATTGATAATGTGTTTCCTGAATTAAACTAACTCTAAAACAGCAGCATGGCCATCAAAATCCATATATTTCAAATATTATTCATACAACAAGAGTCTACCAAACatacaaaaaatattaaaattcatTGTTTTTTGTAGAAAGTAAACATTATTctattatacaaagaaaactacgATACAATTCTAGATCCTGCATTGTGTTCATTCCATTCTGCTTCACATTCCAAAGTCTCAGTAGATGATACAAAAGGTTATGAATTCCTAGGTATCACATTCTAGCTTTAATGTAAAGGACTTCCTCAAGATAACACAATCAAACTTTAAGCACTCAAATAAAGACTCAATCTTGTAAAGATGAAAATCACACCATGCCAACAACGAAAATTTGTCTACACCATCATGAAAGCATAGATAAAACTCAGGCAATAAGCATAATATGAAGAAGGAAACTATTCTCCTTAAAAAAATGAAGATTTTTGATAACTTGAATAATCAATAAGCTGTCACTTTTATTCAAAAAAATCATTACCTGTTGGCATGCAAGAGAGCAGCCGGACCTAGATAGGTCTCAGGGTTCCACCAGTAGCTAGGGCAGGATGTGCTACAACAGGCGCAAAGGATACACTCGTACATACCATCAAGCTTCGAGCGGTCCTTCTTGCTCTGCGGAATCTCCTTCCCAGGGTTCGGCGACGGATCCTTCCTCTTGAGCCATGGCTCCACGCTCTTGTACTGGCTGTAGAAGTTGGTCATGTCCACCACCAGATCCTTGATCACGTACATGTGCGGCAGCGGGGTGATGGTGGCGGAGGCCGAGGAGGATGGGATCTTGGTGAGGCAGGCTAACCCGTTGTCGCCGTCGATGTTCATCGCGCACGACCCGCAGATGCCCTCGCGGCAGGAGCGGCGGAAGGTGAGGGAAGGATCGATCTCGTTCTTGATCTTAATCAGGGCGTCGAGGACCATGGGTCCGCACTCGCCGAGATCGATCTCATAGTTCTGGAGCTGCGGCTTCTCGGGATGATCGGGATTCCAACGGTAGATGGAGAAGGTCTTGGTGCGCTTGGGCTTGGACGCGGCAGCAGCGTCAGACTGGGAGGAGTGGGTCTGCGCCTGGAGGAGACGCGAAGCCGCGGGGGCCACGGCGGAGGTCGCCGGACCATGGGTGGGGAGAAGGCTACGCACCGCGGCGGAGCCTCGGCGGAGAAGAACCCTTGCGGTAGCCATTCAATGGGTCGAGGAAAAATCAAGGGCACAGATGAGAAACAATCAAGGTGTCTTTTTCAGTATCCTTCAGATAATTAAGTAGTGCGAAGTACCACGATAAGATTATGattcaaatatttataatttgaattttaattataatatatttgtaaattttttttttttgtctaaatAAAAAGCGTAATCAAAAAATATTAGATTTCTGAATTGATCATCGTATATATTTTTCGATTTATCTTGATGATCATCATGTGTACTTTCCGATTTCTCCTGATGATCGataaaaaacttttataaaactaaacCGATCACAAAATCACTAATGACGGGCACTCAAAAATTTCAATATATCATAATTATACTTCTTATTTAGAATAAAAATTCTTAGAATGCATTTatatatcatatttatatttttcatttagaataaaaattcttataaatgcATTCTAGTTTGGGATCAATATGTAGAACTCTAAATGATAATTTAACTCTCTTTTATTCCACCATAGCCCCAGGTTCAGCGTCTACATGCTCCAACTTAAGAGAGAGACATAGTGTTAATTCAGATCAAATGGAATCAGATTAAATcgaaataagaatattataaaaaaaaaattcaatccgAATTCGAATCGAACAcaatttgaaaaacttatatcCGAAATCAGATCATACGGCCAATTTGATTAATCCGACCAATTTGAttgtgtttttattatttttcaaattttcactTTAATCTTTAATCTTAATACTTTATCAGTATCATATTAACCTATGTTATtatgtaaataaaatattttaatttttaaaataaaatttaatttagtatcatACTAACCTATGTTATTgcgtaaataaaatattttaatttttaaaataaaatttaatttaataaaaaaaaacttataaatCTAAATTTAGATCAACTGGGTCAAATCAAATCCGATTCGATCCTAACGCAATTAAAAAGACCTCAACCCGAATTCAAAAATTCTCAATCCTAACTTGATATTTTTTAGGTCGATTCGAGTTGACAGGTTGGATTT
The window above is part of the Zingiber officinale cultivar Zhangliang unplaced genomic scaffold, Zo_v1.1 ctg131, whole genome shotgun sequence genome. Proteins encoded here:
- the LOC122036045 gene encoding succinate dehydrogenase [ubiquinone] iron-sulfur subunit 1, mitochondrial-like, which translates into the protein MATARVLLRRGSAAVRSLLPTHGPATSAVAPAASRLLQAQTHSSQSDAAAASKPKRTKTFSIYRWNPDHPEKPQLQNYEIDLGECGPMVLDALIKIKNEIDPSLTFRRSCREGICGSCAMNIDGDNGLACLTKIPSSSASATITPLPHMYVIKDLVVDMTNFYSQYKSVEPWLKRKDPSPNPGKEIPQSKKDRSKLDGMYECILCACCSTSCPSYWWNPETYLGPAALLHANRWIQDSRDQYTKERLDAVNDEFKLYRCHTIMNCAHACPKGLNPAKQIESIKKLQLQ
- the LOC122036037 gene encoding aspartokinase 2, chloroplastic-like isoform X2 is translated as MAASIQFALQSPITGNKRNSTTSIGVSSRFCYIKLGTEPSMRWVCVKRKCSYDRRILTVSCQKGVTSSSKEGEAWKQSLDGEATPLSVVMKFGGSSVASAERIKEVADLIISFSEERPVIVLSAMGKTTNKLLLAGEQAVCCGVSNVSEISELGLIKELHLKTVLELGLDKSIISVLLDELEQLLKGIAMMKELTLRTRDYLVSFGECMSTRIFAAYLNKIGVKARQYDAFDIGFITTDDFTNADILEATYPAVAKKLHGDWIKDSAIPIVTGFLGKGWKTCAVTTLGRGGSDLTATTIGKALGLREIQVWKDVDGVLTCDPNIYPKARPVPHLTFEEAAELAYFGAQVLHPQSMRPAREGDIPVRVKNSYNPQAPGTVITKERDMSKAVLTSIVLKSNITMLDIVSTRMLGQYGFLAKVFSIFEDLGISVDCVATSEVSISVTLDPSKLWSRELIQQELDHVVEELEKIAVVHLLQHRSIISLIGNVQRSSLILEKAFNVLRKNGVNVQMISQGASKVNISLIVQDSEAKQCVPALHAAFFESDSLPELEEAGFSDNGAPVPSISLL
- the LOC122036037 gene encoding aspartokinase 2, chloroplastic-like isoform X1, translating into MAASIQFALQSPITGNKRNSTTSIGVSSRFCYIKLGTEPSMRWVCVKRKCSYDRRILTVSCQKGVTSSSKEGEAWKQSLDGEATPLSVVMKFGGSSVASAERIKEVADLIISFSEERPVIVLSAMGKTTNKLLLAGEQAVCCGVSNVSEISELGLIKELHLKTVLELGLDKSIISVLLDELEQLLKGIAMMKELTLRTRDYLVSFGECMSTRIFAAYLNKIGVKARQYDAFDIGFITTDDFTNADILEATYPAVAKKLHGDWIKDSAIPIVTGFLGKGWKTCAVTTLGRGGSDLTATTIGKALGLREIQVWKDVDGVLTCDPNIYPKARPVPHLTFEEAAELAYFGAQVLHPQSMRPAREGDIPVRVKNSYNPQAPGTVITKERDMSKAVLTSIVLKSNITMLDIVSTRMLGQYGFLAKVFSIFEDLGISVDCVATSEVSISVTLDPSKLWSRELIQQASTEELDHVVEELEKIAVVHLLQHRSIISLIGNVQRSSLILEKAFNVLRKNGVNVQMISQGASKVNISLIVQDSEAKQCVPALHAAFFESDSLPELEEAGFSDNGAPVPSISLL
- the LOC122036046 gene encoding OVARIAN TUMOR DOMAIN-containing deubiquitinating enzyme 4-like; translation: MSGSERTSRSHLRSIRIPGDGRCLFRSIAHGACLREGKPSPSENLQKELADELRSKVADEFIKRRTDTEWFLEGDFDTYVRQIRKPHIWGGEPELLMCSHVLQMPITVYMSSNSPDGLKIIAEYGQEYSKENPIRVLYHGYGHYDALQMPLAKTKSKWLSH